A part of Dreissena polymorpha isolate Duluth1 chromosome 13, UMN_Dpol_1.0, whole genome shotgun sequence genomic DNA contains:
- the LOC127854671 gene encoding 60S ribosomal protein L27-like, with translation MEEGKTAYIVNQGIGGSRKGRGEVRKGRASLLTRITMKAPQTSPMATLLLLVLNATLAGVTRSMGKKKIKQKSKVKPFIRVYNYNHLMPTRYSIDVVLDKGAVNKEVFKDPARKRKAKREVKAKFEERYKSGKNKWFFQKLRF, from the exons ATGGAAGAGGGAAAGACTGCCTACATCGTGAATCAG ggcATTGGGGGCTCTAGGAAGGGCAGGGGGGAGGTTCGGAAGGGCAGGGCGAG TCTGTTGACCAGAATTACGATGAAGGCACCTCAGACAAGCCCTATGGCCACGCTCTTGTTGCTGGTATTGAACGCTACCCTCGCAGGGGTGACCCGCAGTATGGGCAAGAAGAAGATAAAGCAGAAGTCCAAGGTGAAGCCTTTCATCCGCGTGTACAACTACAATCACCTTATGCCAACCAG ATATTCAATTGATGTAGTGTTGGACAAGGGGGCTGTTAACAAAGAAGTTTTCAAGGATCCTGCCCGCAAACGCAAGGCCAAGCGAGAAGTGAAGGCCAAGTTTGAGGAACG ATACAAGAGTGGCAAAAACAAGTGGTTTTTCCAGAAGCTCCGTTTTTAA